In one Bradyrhizobium cosmicum genomic region, the following are encoded:
- a CDS encoding MraY family glycosyltransferase — MNPASDAVAIVPSLLAVAIAALISAVVTWSSRPLLQRYALARPNARSSHRIPTPQGAGIAVISATLLVASVWGAWANAAIPPALVIATIVIALVGFADDIVSLPVLVRLLLQAACVGAVVFAAPETARIVPALPLVLERGLILLAGIWFVNLVNFMDGLDLMTVAEVVPVTAALLLLGWLGDLSWPAVLIATALCGAMLGFVPFNKPLAKVFLGDVGSLPIGLLLGWCLLELAWHGQPAAALLLPGYYLVDATITLFRRILRREQFWSAHRSHFYQRATDNGFTVPRVIGEVFALNLWLAMLAIVTVRAGSTAITIVAVLAGASAISFVLRRFSRPQAS; from the coding sequence GTGAACCCGGCCAGCGACGCTGTCGCCATCGTGCCGTCGCTGCTTGCCGTTGCGATCGCCGCGCTGATCTCGGCCGTCGTCACCTGGAGCAGCCGTCCCCTGCTCCAGCGTTACGCGCTGGCGCGGCCCAACGCGCGATCCTCGCATCGCATCCCGACCCCGCAGGGCGCCGGCATCGCGGTGATATCAGCGACGCTGCTGGTCGCATCCGTCTGGGGGGCCTGGGCCAACGCCGCGATCCCTCCGGCGCTGGTCATCGCGACGATCGTGATCGCGCTGGTCGGATTCGCCGACGACATCGTGTCGCTGCCGGTGCTGGTGCGGCTCCTGCTGCAAGCAGCCTGCGTCGGCGCGGTCGTGTTCGCCGCGCCCGAGACCGCGCGCATCGTGCCAGCGCTGCCGCTGGTGCTGGAGCGCGGCCTCATCCTGCTCGCCGGCATCTGGTTCGTGAACCTCGTCAATTTCATGGACGGGCTCGACCTGATGACGGTGGCGGAAGTGGTGCCGGTCACCGCGGCGCTGCTGCTGCTCGGGTGGCTCGGGGACTTGTCATGGCCGGCGGTGCTGATCGCCACGGCGCTGTGCGGCGCCATGCTCGGCTTTGTGCCGTTCAACAAGCCGCTCGCGAAGGTTTTCTTGGGCGATGTCGGCAGCCTGCCGATCGGCCTCCTGCTCGGCTGGTGCCTGCTGGAGCTGGCCTGGCACGGACAGCCCGCCGCGGCGCTGCTGCTGCCCGGCTACTACCTCGTGGATGCCACCATCACGCTGTTTCGCCGCATCCTCAGGCGCGAGCAGTTCTGGTCGGCGCATCGCTCGCATTTCTATCAGCGCGCCACCGACAACGGCTTCACGGTCCCGCGCGTGATCGGCGAGGTGTTCGCGCTCAATCTATGGCTGGCGATGCTTGCCATCGTCACCGTTCGCGCGGGCTCGACGGCGATCACGATCGTCGCGGTGCTCGCCGGCGCGTCCGCGATCAGCTTCGTGCTGCGACGGTTCTCGCGCCCTCAGGCGTCCTGA
- a CDS encoding lysylphosphatidylglycerol synthase transmembrane domain-containing protein, which produces MRRILLSTAKILISGALLYLALRKVDLSELFSRFTATSLFWIAMAIAVTFLQIFVGVLRWREISAECGAPLELSRAMRYNVIGAFFNQTLPSAIGGDAVRLWLVARAGAGWRAATYSIFVDRAIGLVALAILIVASLPWSYELITDPHGRSALLLVDFAALAGGLGFLVFGALKWPWLKTWWATHHIHACAVIANRVIFDARRGPVIAILSLLVHVLAVVIGWCVVQSIAAPVSFGQIFQLLPPVMLITLMPISIAGWGVREATMGLAFGFAGLAPNEGVNISLLFGAVSFIVGAVGGLVWILSAEKAAQGSAPLGVPE; this is translated from the coding sequence ATGCGCCGAATCCTGCTGTCGACGGCCAAAATCCTGATTTCCGGCGCGCTGCTCTATCTGGCGCTGCGCAAGGTCGATCTGTCCGAGCTGTTCTCGCGCTTCACAGCGACCAGCCTGTTCTGGATCGCCATGGCGATCGCGGTCACGTTCCTGCAAATCTTCGTCGGCGTGTTGCGCTGGCGCGAGATCAGCGCCGAATGCGGCGCGCCGCTCGAGCTTTCCCGCGCCATGCGCTACAACGTGATCGGCGCGTTCTTCAACCAGACCCTGCCGTCCGCGATCGGCGGCGATGCGGTCCGGCTCTGGCTGGTCGCGCGCGCCGGCGCCGGATGGCGCGCGGCCACCTACTCCATCTTCGTCGATCGCGCGATCGGCCTCGTCGCGCTCGCGATTCTCATCGTCGCGAGCCTGCCCTGGAGCTACGAGCTGATCACCGATCCGCACGGACGCTCGGCACTGCTGCTGGTGGACTTCGCCGCGCTCGCGGGCGGCCTCGGCTTCCTGGTCTTCGGCGCGCTGAAATGGCCGTGGCTGAAGACCTGGTGGGCCACCCATCACATCCACGCCTGCGCCGTGATCGCCAACCGCGTGATCTTCGACGCAAGGCGCGGCCCCGTCATCGCGATCCTGTCGTTGCTCGTTCACGTGCTCGCGGTCGTCATCGGCTGGTGCGTGGTGCAGTCGATCGCGGCGCCGGTCAGCTTTGGCCAGATCTTCCAGCTGCTTCCGCCGGTCATGCTGATCACCCTGATGCCGATCTCGATCGCCGGCTGGGGCGTGCGCGAGGCGACCATGGGCCTGGCCTTCGGCTTCGCCGGGCTCGCACCCAACGAAGGCGTCAACATCTCGCTGCTGTTCGGCGCGGTCTCCTTCATCGTCGGCGCGGTCGGCGGCCTGGTCTGGATCCTCAGCGCGGAGAAAGCCGCGCAGGGCTCGGCGCCGCTCGGAGTGCCGGAGTGA
- a CDS encoding SDR family NAD(P)-dependent oxidoreductase: MTDQAILVTGAAGFIGFHVARQLLAEGRTVVGLDNLNSYYDPALKRDRLELLRDDSRFSFVKADLADREAIAALFARHGFTEVVHLAAQAGVRYSIEQPQAYADSNLQGFLNVLEGCRRNGCRHLVYASSSSVYGANTKLPFAVQDRTDHPVSFYAATKKANEVMAQSYSHLYRLPVTALRFFTIYGPWGRPDMALFLFANAIMAGKPIRLFNHGRMRRDFTYIDDVTRVVSKLVDRVPADDPAAANAPSKVYNVGNHHPEELMHVVGLLEQELGRTAIKELLPMQPGDVLETFADVEDLMRDTGFAPSTPIAHGVGNFVTWYRDYFKV; encoded by the coding sequence ATGACGGATCAGGCGATTTTGGTCACGGGTGCGGCCGGCTTCATCGGCTTTCACGTCGCCCGGCAGCTGCTCGCCGAAGGCCGGACCGTCGTCGGGCTGGACAATCTCAACAGCTATTACGATCCCGCGCTGAAACGGGACCGGCTGGAACTGTTGCGCGACGATTCCCGCTTTTCGTTCGTCAAGGCCGATCTCGCCGACCGCGAGGCGATCGCCGCGCTGTTCGCGCGGCACGGATTCACTGAGGTCGTGCATCTCGCGGCCCAGGCCGGCGTGCGCTACTCGATCGAGCAGCCGCAGGCTTATGCCGATTCCAATCTCCAGGGCTTTCTCAACGTGCTGGAGGGCTGCCGCCGCAACGGCTGTCGTCATCTCGTCTACGCCTCGTCATCCTCCGTTTATGGCGCCAACACTAAACTGCCATTTGCCGTGCAGGATCGGACCGACCATCCCGTGAGTTTCTACGCCGCGACCAAGAAGGCGAACGAGGTGATGGCGCAGTCCTACAGCCATCTCTACCGGCTGCCGGTCACTGCTTTGCGCTTCTTCACCATCTATGGCCCGTGGGGACGGCCCGATATGGCCCTGTTTCTGTTCGCGAATGCCATCATGGCGGGCAAGCCGATCCGGCTCTTTAACCATGGCCGGATGCGCCGCGACTTCACCTATATTGACGACGTCACCCGTGTAGTATCCAAGCTGGTCGATCGGGTGCCCGCGGATGACCCGGCTGCCGCAAATGCGCCGTCTAAGGTCTACAATGTCGGTAATCACCACCCGGAAGAGCTGATGCATGTCGTCGGACTTCTGGAGCAGGAGCTGGGTCGGACGGCAATCAAAGAATTGCTGCCGATGCAGCCGGGAGACGTCTTGGAAACGTTCGCGGATGTCGAGGATCTGATGCGCGACACCGGCTTTGCGCCGTCAACGCCGATCGCGCACGGGGTTGGTAATTTTGTCACCTGGTATCGGGACTACTTCAAGGTTTGA
- a CDS encoding mannose-1-phosphate guanylyltransferase/mannose-6-phosphate isomerase, producing MDKRIIPLIMCGGAGTRLWPASREVRPKQFLPLFGARSTFQDTLLRVSDASLFDRPVIITNASYRFMVLEQLAEIGIEADVILEPMRRDSGPAIAAGALFAQNRASDAIVLALAADHVVQDNAAFVAACREGLTAASAGRIVTFGVKPERPATEYGYISPGEVISGTVHAVARFVEKPDAVKAADYVNSGYLWNSGNFMFPATLLLDEYRKVDAGSVEAVSNAVANAGRDLGFVTLEPQAFGAAKAISIDYAVMEKTSRAAVVPVACGWSDVGSWHAVWELSDKDAQGNASHGAAVFEDSRNCNVTTDSALVALEGVDDLIVVATADAVLVSRQKDANGLKRLVTKLKTVAPKVTEEHLKVHRPWGSYQSVDNGERHQVKRIVVKPGGRLSLQKHHHRAEHWIVVRGAARVTVNETVKTVHENESIYIPMGAVHRMENPGKIMLELIEVQTGSYLGEDDIIRIEDDYQRS from the coding sequence ATGGACAAACGCATTATCCCCCTGATCATGTGCGGCGGTGCCGGCACGCGGCTGTGGCCGGCTTCGCGCGAGGTGCGCCCCAAGCAATTCCTGCCGCTGTTCGGCGCGCGCTCGACCTTCCAGGACACGCTGCTGCGCGTCTCGGATGCCTCGCTGTTCGATCGTCCTGTTATCATCACCAATGCGTCCTACCGCTTCATGGTGCTGGAGCAACTCGCCGAGATCGGCATCGAGGCCGACGTAATCCTCGAGCCGATGCGCCGCGATTCCGGCCCCGCGATCGCCGCAGGGGCGCTGTTCGCGCAGAACCGCGCCAGTGACGCCATCGTGCTCGCGCTTGCCGCAGACCACGTGGTGCAGGACAACGCCGCTTTCGTCGCGGCGTGCCGCGAGGGTCTCACCGCCGCGAGCGCCGGGCGCATTGTCACCTTCGGCGTCAAGCCGGAACGGCCGGCGACCGAATACGGCTATATCAGCCCCGGCGAGGTGATCTCAGGCACGGTGCATGCGGTCGCGCGCTTCGTCGAGAAGCCGGACGCGGTGAAGGCCGCCGACTACGTCAATTCGGGCTATCTGTGGAACAGCGGCAACTTCATGTTCCCGGCCACGCTCCTCCTCGACGAATACCGCAAGGTCGATGCGGGAAGCGTGGAGGCGGTTTCCAATGCGGTCGCCAACGCTGGCCGTGATCTCGGCTTCGTGACGCTGGAGCCGCAGGCGTTTGGCGCGGCAAAGGCGATCTCGATCGACTACGCGGTGATGGAGAAGACCTCGCGCGCGGCGGTCGTGCCGGTGGCCTGCGGCTGGTCCGACGTCGGATCCTGGCACGCAGTGTGGGAGCTGTCGGACAAGGACGCACAAGGCAACGCCTCGCATGGCGCTGCGGTGTTCGAAGACTCCCGCAACTGCAACGTCACCACCGATTCCGCGCTGGTCGCGCTCGAAGGCGTCGACGATCTCATAGTGGTCGCAACCGCCGATGCCGTGCTGGTCTCGCGCCAGAAGGATGCCAACGGCCTCAAGCGTCTCGTGACCAAGCTCAAGACGGTCGCACCGAAGGTCACTGAAGAGCATCTTAAGGTGCACCGGCCCTGGGGCAGCTACCAGTCCGTCGACAATGGCGAACGCCATCAGGTCAAGCGCATCGTGGTCAAGCCTGGTGGGCGGCTGTCGCTGCAGAAGCACCATCATCGTGCCGAGCACTGGATCGTGGTCCGCGGCGCGGCCCGGGTCACGGTCAACGAGACGGTCAAGACGGTGCACGAGAACGAGTCGATCTACATTCCGATGGGCGCGGTCCACCGGATGGAGAATCCCGGCAAGATCATGCTGGAACTCATCGAGGTCCAGACCGGAAGCTATCTCGGGGAAGACGACATCATACGGATTGAAGACGACTATCAAAGGTCGTAA
- a CDS encoding Gfo/Idh/MocA family protein — protein MSSKVSAPAKAGLRVGVIGAGVMGSNHARVLAGLPGVNLVGVVDPSPAHLTRTTELANCQGFETLDQLLAAGVDAVTIAAPTHLHHEVALACIARNIHVLVEKPIASTVAEGREIVTAAQKAGVTLMVGHVERFNPAVAAVKQAIAGEDILSIAITRVGPFPPRMSNVGVVIDLAVHDIDLIRWFTESDIVEVQPQLSSAIAEREDIALLQFRTANGVLAHINTNWLTPFKARSVTVATRGKYVMGDLLTRQVTECFGFKPDGSYSMRHLPVGHDEPLRAELIAFLRAVRHGETPAVTGDEGVASLEIATQCLETPSRPAANSAARKGPRRVVG, from the coding sequence ATGAGTTCCAAAGTTTCTGCACCGGCAAAGGCCGGCTTGCGCGTCGGCGTCATTGGCGCGGGCGTGATGGGCAGCAACCACGCGCGCGTGCTTGCGGGTCTTCCGGGCGTCAATCTCGTTGGCGTGGTCGATCCCTCGCCGGCGCACCTGACGCGCACCACCGAGCTTGCCAACTGCCAGGGCTTCGAGACGCTCGACCAGCTCCTCGCCGCCGGCGTCGATGCCGTCACCATTGCCGCGCCGACCCATCTGCATCACGAGGTCGCGCTCGCCTGCATCGCCAGGAACATCCACGTGCTGGTCGAGAAGCCGATCGCCTCCACGGTCGCGGAAGGCCGCGAGATCGTCACCGCTGCGCAAAAGGCCGGCGTGACGCTGATGGTAGGCCACGTCGAGCGCTTCAATCCCGCCGTCGCCGCCGTCAAGCAGGCGATCGCGGGCGAGGACATCCTGTCGATCGCGATCACGCGCGTCGGCCCGTTCCCGCCGCGCATGTCCAATGTCGGCGTCGTCATCGACCTCGCCGTGCACGACATCGATTTGATCCGCTGGTTCACCGAATCCGATATCGTCGAGGTGCAGCCGCAATTGTCGAGCGCGATCGCTGAGCGCGAGGACATCGCGCTGCTGCAGTTCCGCACCGCCAACGGCGTTCTCGCCCACATCAACACCAATTGGCTGACGCCGTTCAAGGCGCGTAGCGTCACGGTCGCGACCCGCGGCAAATACGTGATGGGCGATCTCTTGACGCGCCAGGTCACCGAGTGCTTCGGCTTCAAGCCCGACGGCAGCTATTCGATGCGGCATCTGCCGGTCGGCCATGACGAGCCGCTGCGTGCCGAGTTGATCGCGTTCCTCAGGGCCGTGCGCCACGGCGAGACGCCGGCGGTGACCGGCGACGAGGGCGTTGCCAGTCTCGAGATCGCCACGCAGTGCCTGGAAACGCCCTCGCGCCCCGCAGCCAATTCGGCTGCACGCAAGGGCCCGCGCCGCGTTGTCGGCTGA
- a CDS encoding DegT/DnrJ/EryC1/StrS family aminotransferase, whose amino-acid sequence MSTTREGAKDQAMNQHLRFDPIPFIDVSSQRRRLGASLDAAVKRVLDHCQFVNGPEVAELEKQLAAYCGAKHVIACASGTDALLMVLMAKNVGPGDAVLCPSFTFIATASPAARTGATPVYVDVDEATFNMSPESLKRGIATARKAGLRPVAVIPVDLFGQPADHDAIAEIARAEGLFVLDDAAQGFGASYKGRKLGTFGLATTTSFFPAKPLGCFGDGGAIFTDDDELAATLRSIRVHGQGVDKYDNVRLGLTGRLDTMQAAILLEKLTIFDDEIAARNKVAERYARGLSNVVAVPRLAPGNTSVWAQYTIRLPEGIDRDGFAAALKAQGVPTAIYYGKSMHQQTAYKQYPVADGGLPACESLSQDVISLPMHAYLTEADQERIIAAVRGAIAG is encoded by the coding sequence ATGTCGACCACGCGAGAAGGCGCCAAGGACCAGGCCATGAACCAGCATCTGCGTTTCGATCCCATTCCCTTCATCGATGTCAGCTCGCAGCGCCGTCGGCTCGGCGCCTCGCTCGATGCCGCCGTCAAGCGCGTGCTCGACCACTGCCAGTTCGTCAACGGCCCTGAAGTCGCCGAGCTCGAGAAGCAGCTCGCGGCCTATTGCGGCGCCAAGCACGTCATCGCCTGCGCCAGCGGCACCGATGCGCTTCTGATGGTGCTGATGGCAAAGAATGTCGGCCCCGGCGATGCCGTGCTGTGTCCGTCCTTCACCTTCATCGCGACCGCCTCGCCGGCGGCCCGGACCGGAGCGACGCCCGTTTACGTCGACGTCGACGAAGCCACCTTCAACATGAGCCCGGAATCGCTGAAGCGTGGCATCGCGACCGCGCGGAAGGCCGGCCTGCGGCCTGTTGCGGTCATTCCCGTCGACCTGTTCGGACAGCCTGCCGATCACGATGCCATCGCCGAGATCGCCAGGGCCGAGGGCCTGTTCGTGCTCGACGACGCCGCGCAGGGTTTCGGCGCCAGCTACAAGGGCCGCAAGCTCGGCACCTTCGGGCTCGCCACCACGACCAGCTTTTTCCCCGCAAAACCGCTCGGCTGCTTCGGCGACGGCGGCGCGATCTTCACCGACGACGACGAACTCGCCGCGACGCTGCGCAGCATCCGCGTGCACGGGCAGGGCGTCGACAAATACGACAACGTCCGCCTCGGCCTGACCGGCCGGCTCGACACCATGCAGGCCGCGATCCTGCTCGAGAAGCTGACGATCTTCGACGACGAGATCGCCGCCCGCAACAAGGTCGCGGAGCGCTATGCGCGGGGGCTGTCGAACGTGGTGGCCGTGCCGCGTCTGGCGCCGGGCAATACCTCGGTCTGGGCGCAATACACCATCCGCCTGCCCGAGGGGATCGACCGCGACGGCTTCGCCGCCGCGCTGAAGGCCCAGGGCGTGCCGACCGCGATCTATTACGGCAAGTCGATGCACCAGCAGACCGCCTACAAGCAATATCCGGTCGCCGACGGCGGCCTGCCTGCTTGCGAGAGCCTGTCGCAGGACGTCATCAGCCTGCCGATGCACGCCTATTTGACCGAAGCCGATCAGGAGCGAATCATCGCCGCCGTGCGCGGCGCGATCGCGGGCTGA
- the murJ gene encoding murein biosynthesis integral membrane protein MurJ, giving the protein MLGRIFTVGGYTLLSRLTGFARDIMLAAILGAGPVADAFFVALRLPNHFRAIFAEGAFNAAWVPAYAHVHGEKGEGAAKLFADRIFTLLLASQVVLLIVAWLFMPQAMSILAPGFSEDAEQRKLAIELTRITFPYLLLITLVTLYGGMLNVMQRFASAAAASIFLNVAMMMTLALAAWFPTAGHAAAWGVLISGFLQYFLLAGDLARHGGLPRFAPLKLDEDIRGFFKALGPATLGSMGTQVALFADTIIATFLPAGALSALYYADRLNQLPIGVIGIAIGTVLLPEMSRRITANDHDGAMKAQRRAFDFTLLFSIPFVAAFLTVPDEIMRALFARGAFSKADAAAAGATLAAYAIGLIPFVLIRSAVATFYARKDTATPVRASLTGIAVNVALKVALMGSLAQIGLALATAVGVWTNLLMVLFFAVRRGFLVLDRAWLLSLAKFLLTGFVLAVSFWLIARISAASLALMHFRDELTLVLLAVGGTIVYALAILILFGRSWLVSLVRG; this is encoded by the coding sequence ATGCTCGGACGCATCTTCACGGTTGGTGGTTACACGCTGCTCTCGCGGCTGACGGGATTTGCCCGCGACATCATGCTCGCGGCGATTCTCGGCGCCGGTCCCGTGGCCGACGCCTTTTTCGTGGCGCTGCGGCTGCCCAACCATTTCCGCGCGATCTTTGCCGAAGGCGCCTTCAACGCCGCCTGGGTGCCGGCGTATGCCCATGTCCATGGCGAGAAGGGCGAGGGGGCGGCAAAACTGTTCGCCGACCGCATCTTCACGCTGCTGCTGGCCTCGCAAGTCGTGCTGCTGATCGTGGCCTGGCTGTTCATGCCGCAGGCCATGAGCATTCTGGCGCCGGGCTTTTCCGAGGATGCCGAGCAGCGCAAGCTCGCGATCGAGCTGACCCGGATCACCTTTCCCTATCTGCTGCTGATCACGCTGGTGACGCTGTACGGCGGCATGCTCAACGTGATGCAGCGCTTTGCCAGCGCAGCCGCCGCCTCGATCTTCCTCAACGTCGCGATGATGATGACGCTGGCGCTGGCCGCCTGGTTTCCGACTGCGGGTCACGCCGCGGCCTGGGGCGTGCTGATCTCAGGCTTCCTGCAATATTTTCTGCTCGCGGGTGACCTCGCCCGCCATGGCGGCCTGCCGCGCTTCGCGCCGCTCAAGCTCGACGAAGACATCCGCGGCTTCTTCAAGGCGTTGGGACCGGCGACGCTGGGCTCGATGGGCACGCAGGTCGCGCTGTTCGCCGACACCATCATCGCGACCTTCCTGCCCGCGGGTGCGCTGTCGGCGCTCTATTACGCCGACCGCCTCAATCAACTGCCGATCGGCGTCATCGGCATCGCCATCGGCACGGTGCTGCTGCCGGAGATGTCGCGGCGGATCACGGCCAACGATCATGACGGTGCGATGAAGGCGCAGCGCCGCGCCTTCGATTTCACGCTGCTGTTCTCGATCCCGTTCGTGGCGGCCTTCCTCACCGTGCCCGACGAGATCATGCGCGCACTGTTCGCCCGCGGCGCGTTCTCGAAGGCCGACGCGGCTGCCGCAGGTGCGACGCTCGCGGCCTATGCCATCGGCCTGATTCCCTTCGTGCTGATCCGCAGCGCGGTCGCGACCTTCTACGCCCGCAAGGATACCGCAACGCCGGTGCGGGCGTCCCTGACCGGCATCGCCGTCAACGTCGCGCTCAAGGTCGCTCTGATGGGGTCGCTCGCCCAGATCGGCCTGGCGCTGGCCACCGCCGTCGGCGTCTGGACCAATCTGCTGATGGTGCTGTTCTTCGCCGTGCGGCGCGGGTTTCTCGTACTGGATCGCGCCTGGCTGCTGTCGCTCGCGAAATTCCTGCTGACAGGATTCGTCCTAGCTGTGAGCTTCTGGCTGATCGCGCGCATTAGCGCTGCGTCGCTGGCCTTGATGCACTTTCGCGATGAATTGACACTGGTCCTGCTGGCAGTCGGGGGCACAATCGTCTACGCGCTCGCGATCCTCATCTTGTTCGGCCGAAGCTGGCTAGTCTCGCTGGTGCGTGGTTAG
- a CDS encoding DUF1127 domain-containing protein: MPPQLTNISSGIGDDAARRGLTLSIASAKSAVDQALAARLKASAAALDDALSKKDAAGPKRAPTRSILSFLRRSWSALREQRQSPGVALQDLSDRGLRDIGLTRGEIDYITPERAIDALRDRAADIWSRGGM, translated from the coding sequence ATGCCACCTCAACTGACGAACATTTCATCCGGGATTGGGGACGATGCCGCTCGGCGCGGCCTCACCCTCTCCATCGCGTCGGCGAAGAGCGCGGTCGACCAGGCCTTGGCAGCACGTCTCAAGGCGTCCGCTGCCGCGCTGGACGACGCCCTGTCGAAAAAGGATGCTGCCGGACCCAAGAGGGCGCCGACGCGAAGCATCTTGAGTTTCCTCAGACGATCCTGGAGCGCGCTTCGCGAGCAACGCCAGAGCCCTGGAGTTGCGTTGCAGGACCTGAGTGACAGGGGGCTGAGAGATATCGGTCTGACGCGTGGCGAGATCGACTACATCACGCCTGAACGCGCGATCGACGCGTTGAGAGATCGCGCCGCGGATATTTGGAGCCGTGGCGGGATGTAA